The Saprospiraceae bacterium genome includes a window with the following:
- the arfB gene encoding aminoacyl-tRNA hydrolase, translated as MKFELPDLTTECVFSFARSSGPGGQNVNKTETKAELQFNIFTSKLLSDDQKLKIVEKLKSRLSDDDTTLRLTSQVTRSQLKNKELVIKKLHDIISKALQEDKPRKATKPTKDSIEKRLTAKKTTGAVKSTRGNLLNKLRDEETEE; from the coding sequence ATGAAATTTGAATTACCCGACCTCACAACTGAATGTGTTTTTAGTTTTGCCAGGAGCAGCGGTCCCGGTGGACAAAACGTCAATAAAACAGAAACAAAAGCCGAACTACAATTTAATATTTTTACTTCCAAATTGTTGTCTGATGACCAAAAATTGAAAATTGTAGAAAAGTTAAAATCCAGGCTTTCGGATGACGATACAACCTTGAGGTTAACGTCACAAGTGACACGCAGTCAGTTGAAAAATAAAGAACTGGTTATCAAAAAGTTGCACGACATCATCTCCAAAGCTTTGCAGGAAGACAAACCCAGAAAAGCTACAAAACCTACAAAAGATTCAATTGAAAAACGCTTGACAGCCAAAAAAACGACAGGCGCCGTAAAATCAACCAGAGGAAACCTGTTGAATAAACTTCGGGATGAAGAGACAGAAGAGTAA
- a CDS encoding GlmU family protein: MKNTLPSNLIFFCDDHWHHLLPLTYTKPVCELRAGILTIREKWEMILQGTGSFITQDYLSEKYPIEIEKDNLLINSTVLPDEALLSYIRQLGTNEAIVMGDEMLIARLSEDQFDALNSTKAFSHLKSIDLTNQSDFKVRRISRPYDLFTYNGQNIEFDFKLLTEGRESSPLSSTNTIIGDYPVFAESGVVAECVIFNTQAGPIYMGKDSLIMEGAMIRGPFALGEGAVVKMGAKIYGPTTVGPFSKAGGEINNSIIMANSNKSHDGYLGNSVIGEWCNLGADTNTSNLKNNYLPVKIWSYVKEKFEDTGLQFCGLIMGDHSKTAINTMLNTGTVVGVASNIFGDGFPRTFIPSFSWGGASGFMTHQINKALDTAEIVMRRRNISLSNEDRNILTHIFNQSAIYRVWEKKN, translated from the coding sequence ATGAAAAACACCCTTCCATCCAATCTCATTTTCTTCTGTGATGATCACTGGCATCATTTATTACCACTCACTTACACCAAACCCGTATGTGAGCTGAGAGCAGGCATCCTTACCATCAGAGAAAAGTGGGAAATGATTCTGCAGGGAACCGGCAGTTTTATAACACAGGATTATCTTTCTGAAAAGTATCCCATTGAAATAGAAAAGGACAACCTGTTAATCAACAGCACGGTGCTGCCTGATGAAGCACTTTTGTCATATATCAGACAATTAGGAACAAATGAAGCCATCGTGATGGGCGATGAAATGCTCATAGCCAGACTTTCAGAAGACCAGTTTGATGCTTTAAACAGTACTAAGGCATTCAGCCATCTAAAAAGTATAGACCTGACCAATCAATCAGATTTTAAGGTCAGAAGGATATCAAGGCCTTATGATTTATTCACTTATAATGGCCAGAATATCGAATTTGATTTTAAATTACTGACAGAAGGCAGGGAATCATCCCCTCTTTCTTCGACAAATACGATTATCGGGGACTACCCTGTCTTTGCTGAATCAGGTGTCGTAGCAGAATGTGTTATATTTAATACGCAAGCAGGACCTATTTACATGGGAAAAGATAGTCTCATCATGGAAGGTGCAATGATCAGAGGTCCATTTGCATTAGGGGAAGGAGCCGTTGTGAAAATGGGGGCAAAAATTTATGGTCCTACCACCGTCGGGCCTTTTTCAAAAGCAGGTGGTGAAATCAACAACAGTATCATTATGGCAAATTCCAATAAAAGTCACGATGGTTATTTAGGAAATAGTGTGATCGGAGAATGGTGCAATCTCGGTGCAGATACCAATACATCCAACCTAAAAAATAATTATCTTCCCGTCAAAATCTGGTCTTACGTAAAAGAAAAATTTGAAGACACGGGATTGCAGTTTTGCGGCTTGATTATGGGGGACCACAGCAAGACTGCTATCAATACAATGTTGAATACCGGCACCGTCGTAGGCGTTGCATCCAATATTTTTGGCGATGGATTTCCGAGAACATTTATCCCTTCATTTTCATGGGGAGGTGCGTCCGGATTTATGACCCATCAGATAAACAAAGCTTTGGACACAGCAGAGATTGTTATGAGAAGACGAAACATTAGCCTATCAAATGAAGACAGAAACATATTGACGCATATTTTTAATCAGTCAGCAATCTATAGGGTATGGGAAAAGAAGAATTGA
- the fabG gene encoding 3-oxoacyl-[acyl-carrier-protein] reductase yields the protein MGLLTGKVALITGGSRGIGESIVKKFASEGADVAFTYLSSEEKALEIANEASSYGVKVIALRSDASDYTQAEKLVNDVVEEFGKVDILINNAGITKDTLMLRMSEEQWDQVIEVNLKSVFNLTKHILKPMMKNKSGSIINMSSVVGVFGNAGQANYAASKAGIIGFTKSIAKEVGSRNIRCNAIAPGFIETDMTHGLTEEQKKAYTDNIPLKRLGAGDDVANACVYLGSDMSTYVSGQVLSVCGALNT from the coding sequence ATGGGTTTATTAACCGGTAAAGTGGCCTTAATCACAGGCGGATCAAGAGGAATAGGGGAGTCTATCGTTAAGAAATTTGCATCTGAAGGGGCTGATGTGGCATTTACATATCTGTCATCCGAAGAAAAAGCACTTGAAATCGCAAACGAAGCTTCATCTTATGGCGTGAAAGTAATTGCGCTCAGATCCGACGCTTCTGACTACACCCAGGCAGAAAAATTGGTAAATGACGTGGTGGAGGAGTTTGGTAAAGTAGATATTCTAATTAATAATGCAGGTATTACAAAAGATACCCTGATGCTCAGGATGAGTGAAGAACAATGGGATCAGGTCATAGAAGTAAATCTGAAATCTGTGTTCAACCTGACCAAACACATACTGAAACCCATGATGAAAAACAAATCCGGTTCTATTATCAACATGAGTTCCGTAGTCGGTGTATTTGGAAATGCAGGTCAGGCAAACTACGCAGCTTCCAAGGCAGGAATTATCGGTTTTACCAAGTCAATAGCCAAAGAAGTTGGTTCCAGGAATATCAGATGTAATGCCATTGCACCCGGTTTTATTGAAACCGATATGACACATGGACTTACCGAAGAACAGAAAAAAGCTTACACAGATAACATTCCATTGAAGAGATTGGGAGCAGGTGATGACGTTGCCAATGCTTGTGTGTATCTCGGAAGTGATATGTCAACTTATGTTTCCGGGCAGGTTTTGAGTGTTTGCGGTGCTTTAAACACCTGA
- the recG gene encoding ATP-dependent DNA helicase RecG, translating to MKGIGPVKGDVLKKELRIFTVGDFLFTYPFRYIDRTQFHLIKDLQMDGDMVQLKGTLLSLEKVKGKNQRSRLTGVLRDETGFLELVWFQGVNWIEKILQTGQEYILYGRLTVFGGKKSMVHPEMELISEAQVTLTSTFDPVYNSTEKLEGKGLDNKARRKLVRLLLKSVSEKDIPENLPEYVIDKLKICSRIDSVRWIHLPSTEQEKNLAVNRIKFEEFFFLQMRLLMNKMLRKQKYRSHPFLKLGDYFNKFYAEKMPFELTNAQKRVIKEIRSDLVKSVQMNRLLQGDVGSGKTIVALITMIMALDNGFQSCLMAPTEILAQQHYISITSLLEGTGIRVSFLSGSIKGNKRKDILTNLKAGDIHFLIGTHALIEDHVEFSQLGLAIVDEQHRFGVAQRAALWKKTASYAPHVLVMTATPIPRTLAMTLYGDLDVSVIDELPPGRKDIKTIHKYETARPQIIQFMHSEIAKGRQIYVVYPLIEESEKLDLQNLNDGYERLLQYFPPPDFQISVVHGRMKARDKDFEMQRFVSGVTQIMVATTVIEVGVNVPNASVMIIENTERFGLSQLHQLRGRVGRGADQSYCILMTDYKISKEGRERIQTMVRTNNGFEIAEADLKLRGPGDIQGTQQSGLLDFKLLNISTDRAIMDAARNIALRIIESDPELAKPIHLTLKEHLTLLRNKHKDWSRIS from the coding sequence TCAGATGGATGGAGACATGGTGCAATTGAAAGGAACACTATTATCATTAGAAAAAGTAAAAGGTAAAAATCAAAGATCCAGGCTTACCGGTGTGTTGAGAGACGAAACGGGATTTTTGGAATTGGTATGGTTTCAGGGAGTAAACTGGATTGAGAAAATACTTCAAACCGGTCAGGAATATATCCTGTATGGTAGGCTAACAGTATTCGGAGGTAAAAAAAGTATGGTTCATCCGGAAATGGAGTTGATCTCAGAAGCACAGGTGACACTTACGAGTACTTTTGACCCTGTATATAACAGTACTGAAAAACTGGAAGGCAAAGGATTGGACAATAAAGCCAGAAGGAAGTTGGTAAGACTGCTTCTCAAAAGTGTCAGTGAAAAGGACATACCGGAAAATCTGCCGGAATATGTCATCGATAAACTAAAAATCTGCTCCCGAATCGATTCTGTTAGATGGATTCACCTTCCTTCCACAGAACAGGAAAAAAATCTGGCCGTCAACCGTATTAAATTTGAAGAGTTCTTTTTCCTTCAGATGCGTTTGCTGATGAACAAAATGCTTCGAAAACAAAAATACCGGAGTCATCCCTTTCTGAAACTGGGTGATTATTTCAATAAATTTTATGCTGAAAAAATGCCTTTTGAGCTAACCAATGCGCAAAAAAGAGTCATTAAAGAAATCAGAAGCGATCTGGTAAAGTCAGTACAAATGAACAGGTTATTGCAAGGCGACGTCGGCAGTGGCAAAACGATTGTTGCTCTTATCACCATGATAATGGCATTGGACAATGGTTTTCAGAGTTGTCTCATGGCTCCTACTGAAATACTGGCACAACAACATTACATTTCTATCACATCTCTGCTCGAAGGAACCGGCATCCGGGTTTCATTTCTTTCCGGTAGCATCAAAGGCAATAAAAGAAAAGACATCCTTACCAATCTGAAAGCCGGAGATATACATTTTTTAATAGGAACTCACGCTTTGATAGAAGATCATGTAGAATTCAGCCAACTGGGTCTTGCCATTGTAGATGAACAACATCGTTTCGGTGTCGCACAAAGAGCTGCATTATGGAAAAAGACAGCTTCATACGCTCCGCATGTGCTCGTCATGACAGCCACACCTATTCCGAGGACGCTGGCGATGACGCTCTATGGAGACCTCGATGTTTCTGTGATTGATGAATTGCCACCCGGCAGAAAGGATATCAAAACTATCCATAAATATGAAACTGCCCGGCCACAGATCATTCAGTTTATGCATAGTGAAATTGCAAAAGGAAGGCAGATTTATGTAGTCTATCCGTTAATTGAAGAATCTGAAAAATTAGACCTGCAGAATCTGAATGACGGATATGAACGACTGCTGCAATATTTTCCACCACCGGATTTTCAGATCAGCGTCGTGCATGGCAGAATGAAAGCCAGGGATAAAGATTTTGAAATGCAAAGATTTGTTTCCGGCGTTACACAGATTATGGTAGCAACTACGGTCATAGAAGTAGGTGTGAATGTACCGAATGCATCTGTCATGATTATCGAAAATACGGAACGATTCGGATTGTCTCAGTTACATCAGTTAAGAGGCAGAGTAGGTCGTGGTGCCGATCAATCTTATTGTATTCTTATGACAGATTATAAAATTTCAAAAGAAGGCAGAGAAAGAATACAGACGATGGTCAGAACAAACAACGGTTTTGAAATTGCAGAAGCCGATCTGAAACTCCGTGGACCCGGCGACATTCAGGGTACGCAACAAAGCGGTCTCCTCGACTTCAAATTATTGAATATCAGTACGGATAGAGCAATCATGGATGCTGCCAGGAATATTGCACTGAGAATAATCGAAAGTGATCCTGAACTTGCTAAGCCCATTCATTTGACATTGAAGGAGCATCTTACCTTGCTCAGAAATAAACATAAAGATTGGAGTAGGATTTCCTGA
- a CDS encoding type B 50S ribosomal protein L31: MKKDLHPKEYRMVVFKDISNDEMLLTRSCTKSRETITYTDGKEYPLVKMEVSAFSHPFFTGKVKFVDTAGRIDKFNKKFAKFTNK, from the coding sequence ATGAAAAAGGACCTTCATCCAAAAGAATACAGAATGGTTGTTTTTAAAGATATTTCCAATGATGAAATGTTGCTTACCAGATCATGTACAAAATCCCGTGAGACGATTACATATACGGACGGTAAAGAATACCCATTGGTAAAGATGGAAGTTTCAGCTTTTTCTCATCCGTTCTTTACAGGAAAAGTTAAATTTGTGGATACTGCAGGTAGAATTGATAAATTCAATAAGAAATTTGCGAAATTCACTAATAAATAA